A stretch of Canis lupus baileyi chromosome 2, mCanLup2.hap1, whole genome shotgun sequence DNA encodes these proteins:
- the NDN gene encoding necdin, which produces MSEQSKDVCDLVSAAEASNSEAHRSPGGPGEPSPSASQAATLAGPERRPSGPTDGSLASPPPQASSEEGDPKALQQATEEGRAHQAPTAAQPAPAPPAPAQLVQKAHELMWYVLVKDQKRMIIWFPDMVKDVIGSYKKWCRSILRRTSLILARVFGLHLRLTSLHTMEFSLVKALEPEELDRVALSNRMPMTGLLLMILSLIYVKGRGARESAVWNVLRILGLRPWKKHSTFGDVRKLITEEFVRQNYLKYQRVPHVEPPEYEFFWGSRASREITKMQIMEFLARVFKKDPQAWPSRYREALEEARALREADPTAYCPRSSVSED; this is translated from the coding sequence ATGTCCGAACAAAGTAAGGATGTGTGTGACCTCGTCTCTGCAGCCGAGGCCTCCAATTCCGAGGCGCACCGCAGTCCTGGGGGTCCCGGGGAGCCCTCCCCGTCCGCGTCTCAGGCCGCCACCCTCGCAGGGCCGGAGAGGCGTCCTTCAGGCCCGACCGACGGCTCTCTGGCCTCGCCTCCACCCCAGGCGTCCAGCGAAGAGGGAGACCCAAAGGCCCTGCAGCAGGCCACGGAGGAAGGCCGCGCCCACCAGGCCCCGACCGCGGCCCAGCCTGCCCCTGCGCCGCCAGCCCCGGCCCAACTGGTGCAGAAGGCGCACGAGCTCATGTGGTACGTGTTGGTCAAGGACCAGAAGAGAATGATCATATGGTTCCCAGACATGGTGAAGGATGTCATCGGCAGTTACAAGAAATGGTGCAGAAGCATCCTCAGGCGCACCAGTCTCATCCTCGCACGAGTGTTCGGGCTGCACCTGAGGCTCACTAGCCTGCACACGATGGAGTTTTCGCTCGTTAAAGCGCTTGAGCCAGAGGAGCTGGACAGGGTGGCGCTGAGCAACCGCATGCCCATGACAGGCCTCCTGCTGATGATCCTGAGCCTCATCTACGTGAAGGGTCGCGGCGCCAGAGAGAGCGCCGTCTGGAACGTGCTGCGCATCCTGGGGCTGCGGCCCTGGAAGAAGCACTCCACCTTTGGAGACGTGAGGAAGCTCATCACCGAGGAGTTCGTCCGACAGAATTACCTGAAGTACCAGCGCGTGCCCCACGTAGAGCCACCTGAGTATGAGTTCTTCTGGGGCTCCCGTGCCAGCCGCGAAATCACCAAGATGCAAATCATGGAGTTCCTGGCCAGAGTCTTTAAGAAAGACCCCCAGGCCTGGCCTTCCCGATACAGAGAAGCTCTGGAGGAGGCCAGAGCTCTGCGGGAGGCTGATCCCACTGCCTACTGCCCCCGCAGCAGTGTCTCCGAGGACTAG